In the Oscillospiraceae bacterium genome, TCGGCTTTTTCCCGCAGGACGCTGAGCATCTCTTCGGAGCGGTCGATGCCGATGACGTCATAGCCCGCCTGGGCCAGCATCAGGGTCAAATCGCCGGTACCGCAGCCCAGGTCGGCCAGGATGCCGTCGCGGATACCGTGGGCCGCCAGTTCGTCGGTGACATAGCGGTAAAGGGCGTCGTAGTCGGCCTCGCTGTTGAGTTCATCATAAAAATAGGCAAATTCGTTGTAGGCCATGGGTCACTCCGTTACTGCGGCGGCTTCCAGCAGAGTGCGCAGTTCTTCCATGCCCAGGCCATTCTCGGCACTGGTCAGGATGACTTTCTGGCAGCCGTAGGGCGCACAGATCTCCTCAAACTCAGCCTGGCGGGCGGCCATCTCGCTCTTTTTCAGCTTATCGCCCTTCGTCAGGGCGGCCACAAACGGGATACGATGGTAGTGCAAATACTCCAGCATCTGCACGTCGTCGGCACTGGGAGCGTGGCGGCTGTCCAGCAATTGCACCAGCAGGCAGACGCTGCGGTCGTCCTCGAAATAGGTATTGATCAACTCGTCCCAGCGTTCGCGCTCGGCGTTGGAGACCTTGGCGTAGCCGTAGCCGGGCAGGTCCACAAAGTAGGCCTTATCCACTTTATAAAAGTTGATGGTGGCCGTTTTGCCTGGGGTAGCGCTGACGCGGGCCAGTTTGCGGCGGTTGCACAGCTTATTGATGAGGCTGGATTTTCCCACATTGGAGCGGCCGGAAAAAACGATCTCCGGCCGGTCGCTGTCCGGCAACTGGCGGGACAAGCCGTAGGATGCGAGAAATTCGCAGTTATTGTAGTTCATAGTGGTTCCTTTACATTACAGTGGCCGGGTCCTTGGCGACGGGCTTTTCGCCGGCAATCAGGTTGGTGGCCTGGGGCATGGCGTGGGCACTGCGGGCGGCAGCATGGCCGGGCATGATGAGTGCATGCTTAAGCACCTGGGACAGGCGCTCCACCGGGATGAAGTGGATCTTCTCCTTGACCTCGGCATCGACTTCGTAGAGGTCGGTGGCGTTCTCTTTGGGGATCAGCACAGTGGAGATACCTTCGCGGAAGGCGGCCATGCTCTTTTCCTTCAGGCCGCCGATGGGCAGCACATTGCCGTGCAGCGTAATTTC is a window encoding:
- the yihA gene encoding ribosome biogenesis GTP-binding protein YihA/YsxC, with product MNYNNCEFLASYGLSRQLPDSDRPEIVFSGRSNVGKSSLINKLCNRRKLARVSATPGKTATINFYKVDKAYFVDLPGYGYAKVSNAERERWDELINTYFEDDRSVCLLVQLLDSRHAPSADDVQMLEYLHYHRIPFVAALTKGDKLKKSEMAARQAEFEEICAPYGCQKVILTSAENGLGMEELRTLLEAAAVTE